From Triticum urartu cultivar G1812 chromosome 2, Tu2.1, whole genome shotgun sequence, a single genomic window includes:
- the LOC125534332 gene encoding tryptophan decarboxylase 1-like, with translation MGSLGTNPMSFSAIPDDKAAFEPLNPEDVRAYLHKAVDFISDYYTNIESMPVLPNVKPGYLQDELSASPPTYSAPFDVTMKELRTSVVPGMTHWASPNFFAFFPSTNSAAAIAGDLIASAMNTVGFTWQASPAATEMEVLALDWLAQLLRLPTTFMNRTSTGRGTGGGVILGTTSEAMLVTLVAARDAVLRRSGSVGVSGVPRLAVYAADQTHSTFFKACRLAGFDPANIRSIPTGPETNYGLDPTKLLEVMQADADAGLVPTYVCTTVGTTSSNAVDPVGDVADVAAMFSAWVHVDAAYAGSACICPEFRHHLDGVERVDSISMSPHKWLLTCLDCTCLYVRDAHRLSDSLETNPEYLKNDATESGEVTDLKDMQVGVGRRFRGLKLWMVMRTYGTAKLQEHIRSDVAMAKMFEDFVRADDRFEVVVPRNFALVCFRIKASGAMTEKDADEANRVLMENLNKTGKAYLAHTVVGDKFVLRFAVGSSLQEERHVRSAWDLIKKTTSSIMD, from the coding sequence ATGGGCAGCTTGGGCACCAACCCCATGTCCTTCTCCGCCATCCCCGACGACAAGGCGGCGTTCGAGCCGCTCAACCCCGAAGATGTCCGTGCATACCTCCACAAGGCCGTCGACTTCATCTCCGACTACTACACCAACATCGAGTCCATGCCCGTACTCCCTAACGTGAAGCCGGGGTACCTGCAAGACGAGCTCAGCGCGTCCCCGCCAACTTACTCTGCGCCATTCGACGTCACCATGAAGGAGCTCAGGACCTCTGTTGTCCCCGGCATGACGCACTGGGCTAGCCCCAACTTCTTCGCCTTCTTCCCCTCCACCAACAGCGCAGCTGCGATTGCCGGCGACCTCATTGCCTCAGCCATGAACACCGTCGGATTCACGTGGCAGGCCTCACCTGCCGCCACTGAGATGGAGGTTCTCGCTCTCGACTGGCTTGCGCAGCTCCTGCGTCTGCCCACAACCTTCATGAACCGCACCAGCACTGGTCGTGGCACCGGCGGTGGGGTTATCCTTGGCACAACAAGCGAGGCCATGCTCGTCACGCTAGTCGCCGCCCGTGATGCAGTGCTGCGTCGAAGCGGCTCTGTCGGCGTGTCTGGCGTTCCACGCTTGGCTGTGTATGCTGCCGACCAAACCCACTCCACGTTCTTCAAGGCTTGTCGCCTCGCGGGATTTGACCCCGCCAACATCCGCTCCATCCCTACCGGGCCAGAAACCAATTATGGGCTAGACCCGACAAAGCTTCTCGAGGTCATGCAAGCTGATGCCGACGCTGGTCTTGTGCCAACATATGTCTGCACTACCGTGGGCACCACGTCTTCCAATGCCGTTGACCCGGTGGGCGACGTCGCCGATGTTGCCGCCATGTTCAGTGCATGGGTCCACGTCGATGCTGCCTACGCTGGCAGTGCATGTATCTGCCCTGAGTTTCGCCACCATCTCGACGGCGTCGAGCGCGTGGACTCCATTAGCATGAGCCCACACAAATGGCTTCTCACATGCCTTGATTGCACATGTCTCTATGTCCGTGATGCTCACCGACTGAGTGACTCATTGGAGACCAACCCGGAGTATCTCAAGAATGATGCTACCGAGTCCGGCGAGGTCACCGATCTTAAAGACATGCAGGTCGGCGTTGGCCGGCGCTTCCGCGGGCTCAAGCTTTGGATGGTCATGCGTACCTATGGTACCGCAAAGCTCCAAGAGCACATCCGTAGTGATGTTGCCATGGCCAAGATGTTTGAAGATTTCGTCCGTGCCGATGACAGGTTTGAAGTGGTCGTACCGAGGAACTTTGCTCTTGTTTGCTTTCGGATCAAGGCAAGTGGAGCCATGACGGAGAAGGATGCTGACGAGGCCAACCGCGTGCTAATGGAAAATCTGAACAAAACTGGCAAGGCTTATCTTGCACACACGGTGGTCGGTGACAAGTTCGTGTTACGGTTCGCCGTTGGGTCGTCGCTGCAGGAGGAGAGGCATGTGAGAAGTGCTTGGGACCTCATCAAAAAGACTACGAGCAGTATCATGGATTAA